One genomic region from Phoenix dactylifera cultivar Barhee BC4 unplaced genomic scaffold, palm_55x_up_171113_PBpolish2nd_filt_p 000046F, whole genome shotgun sequence encodes:
- the LOC120104601 gene encoding uncharacterized protein LOC120104601 isoform X2 — protein MVKFRSFCVLFAENGIFWGWVLIPEMGVWEQVGPMIRLANEDDAPPWLRPLLKTSFFIPCEVHADSNKSECNMYCLDCMGRALCSYCLANHKDHHVVQIRRSSYHNVIRVSEVSKFIDISCVQTYIINSAKIVFLNERPQPRPGKGVTNTCEICCRSLLDSFRFCSLGCKLGGMKRDPELAFTLRPKPSREFLHGSESDESPTPRKLRKTSAFGRATEVPANPSDDEAGNATSSISPGTPPINGYRTSRRKGIPHRAPF, from the exons ATGGTAAAGTTTCGatctttttgtgttttgtttgcTGAAAACGGGATTTTTTGGGGCTGGGTTTTGATCCCGGAGATGGGGGTTTGGGAGCAGGTGGGTCCGATGATTCGGCTGGCGAATGAGGACGATGCTCCGCCATGGCTGAGGCCGCTCCTGAAGACGAGCTTCTTTATTCCGTGCGAGGTTCATGCCGATTCCAACAAGAGTGAATGCAATATGTACTGCTTGGATTGCATGGGGCGAGCTCTCTGTTCCTATTGCCTCGCCAACCACAAGGACCACCATGTTGTTCAG ATTCGGAGATCTTCGTACCATAACGTGATCAGGGTGTCCGAGGTGTCGAAGTTTATCGACATCTCCTGCGTCCAGACGTACATTATAAACAGCGCCAAGATCGTCTTCCTCAACGAGAGGCCGCAGCCGAGGCCCGGGAAGGGGGTGACCAACACCTGCGAGATTTGCTGCCGGAGCCTCCTCGATTCCTTCCGGTTCTGCTCCCTCGGATGCAAG CTTGGAGGCATGAAGAGAGACCCAGAGCTGGCCTTCACCCTGCGCCCCAAGCCGAGCCGGGAATTTCTCCATGGATCGGAGTCGGACGAGTCGCCGACCCCCCGGAAGCTCCGGAAGACGTCGGCCTTCGGCCGAGCCACCGAAGTCCCGGCGAACCCATCGGATGATGAGGCCGGCAATGCCACCAGCAGCATTTCTCCGGGGACCCCTCCCATCAACGGCTACCGGACGTCCAGAAGAAAGGGTATTCCCCATCGAGCTCCATTCTGA
- the LOC120104601 gene encoding uncharacterized protein LOC120104601 isoform X1: MVGPMIRLANEDDAPPWLRPLLKTSFFIPCEVHADSNKSECNMYCLDCMGRALCSYCLANHKDHHVVQIRRSSYHNVIRVSEVSKFIDISCVQTYIINSAKIVFLNERPQPRPGKGVTNTCEICCRSLLDSFRFCSLGCKLGGMKRDPELAFTLRPKPSREFLHGSESDESPTPRKLRKTSAFGRATEVPANPSDDEAGNATSSISPGTPPINGYRTSRRKGIPHRAPF, from the exons ATG GTGGGTCCGATGATTCGGCTGGCGAATGAGGACGATGCTCCGCCATGGCTGAGGCCGCTCCTGAAGACGAGCTTCTTTATTCCGTGCGAGGTTCATGCCGATTCCAACAAGAGTGAATGCAATATGTACTGCTTGGATTGCATGGGGCGAGCTCTCTGTTCCTATTGCCTCGCCAACCACAAGGACCACCATGTTGTTCAG ATTCGGAGATCTTCGTACCATAACGTGATCAGGGTGTCCGAGGTGTCGAAGTTTATCGACATCTCCTGCGTCCAGACGTACATTATAAACAGCGCCAAGATCGTCTTCCTCAACGAGAGGCCGCAGCCGAGGCCCGGGAAGGGGGTGACCAACACCTGCGAGATTTGCTGCCGGAGCCTCCTCGATTCCTTCCGGTTCTGCTCCCTCGGATGCAAG CTTGGAGGCATGAAGAGAGACCCAGAGCTGGCCTTCACCCTGCGCCCCAAGCCGAGCCGGGAATTTCTCCATGGATCGGAGTCGGACGAGTCGCCGACCCCCCGGAAGCTCCGGAAGACGTCGGCCTTCGGCCGAGCCACCGAAGTCCCGGCGAACCCATCGGATGATGAGGCCGGCAATGCCACCAGCAGCATTTCTCCGGGGACCCCTCCCATCAACGGCTACCGGACGTCCAGAAGAAAGGGTATTCCCCATCGAGCTCCATTCTGA